The following proteins come from a genomic window of Rubrobacter aplysinae:
- a CDS encoding hydantoinase/oxoprolinase family protein yields the protein MAYNVAVDVGGTFTDVLAFDEETGGLTEEKVLSTPDDPSRGVVTGVEKVCERLGITFEELNLFFHGTTVVTNMILENKGARVGLLTTKGHEQILHLARAWTPGPLYGWMALVKPDPAADPTDTRGIDQRTLADGTVLKPLDEDEVRSAVEGLVERGVEALAVGFLNSYMNPDHERRVREIVAEMYPDLAVSISADIGQEYGEYERTLTTVINTAVQPSTITYMNGFESSIRERNFSGNLSIVRSDGGAMSTRATASRPIQIALSGPSGGVTGAAYLSREIGVEDVLTLDVGGTSTDVSLCLGGSELVQREMSLGYYQFKSPAADVHSVGAGGGSIAFVSTSGALQVGPASAGASPGPACYGRGGTEPTVTDANVVLHRISPGARLGRTLALDEAAAREAVGKVAEPLGMSVEEAAEAILEIVNENMHAALRVVSVERGHDPRGFGLVAFGGAGPLHACALARLIRSRPVVIPPTPGVMSAFGFLSSDTKNEFPETYLRLAEETSATDLKERLQSLLSQAEEWLAGEGVDGSERDYELYVDCRYYLQNIQIPCRVELGELDELDGLDGGNGADCTFLRERFEPEHKGRYNFELPDSPLEMATLRVVGRGKIKGVSLTPSENGAGEDASGAIESHEPVYFGGWHESPTYARDRLRPGNVVIGPAIIAQPDTTTVVEPGYRAAVDRFGNVLIESLQSLEDSQILEEA from the coding sequence ATGGCATATAACGTGGCCGTAGACGTCGGGGGGACCTTCACCGACGTGCTGGCCTTCGACGAAGAGACCGGCGGGCTGACCGAGGAGAAGGTCCTGTCCACGCCGGACGACCCTTCACGGGGCGTGGTGACCGGCGTGGAGAAGGTCTGCGAGCGGCTCGGGATCACGTTCGAGGAGCTGAACCTGTTCTTCCACGGCACCACCGTGGTGACGAACATGATCCTGGAGAACAAGGGGGCCAGGGTCGGGCTGTTGACCACGAAGGGACACGAGCAGATCCTGCACCTCGCCCGCGCCTGGACCCCGGGGCCGCTCTACGGCTGGATGGCGCTCGTCAAGCCGGACCCCGCCGCCGACCCGACCGACACGCGGGGCATAGACCAGCGCACCCTGGCCGACGGGACCGTGCTGAAGCCCCTCGACGAGGACGAGGTACGTTCCGCCGTCGAGGGGCTGGTCGAGCGGGGTGTGGAAGCGCTCGCGGTCGGCTTCTTGAACTCCTACATGAACCCTGATCACGAGCGGCGCGTGCGCGAGATCGTGGCCGAGATGTACCCGGATCTCGCCGTCTCCATCTCGGCGGACATCGGCCAGGAGTACGGCGAGTACGAGCGGACCCTGACGACCGTTATAAACACGGCGGTCCAGCCGAGCACCATCACCTACATGAACGGCTTCGAGTCCTCGATCCGCGAGAGGAACTTTTCCGGCAACCTATCCATAGTCCGCTCCGACGGCGGGGCGATGAGCACCCGGGCCACGGCCTCGCGGCCCATCCAGATCGCCCTTTCTGGCCCTTCCGGCGGCGTTACCGGGGCGGCGTACCTCTCGCGGGAGATCGGGGTCGAGGACGTGCTTACGCTGGACGTCGGCGGTACCTCCACCGACGTCTCCCTCTGCCTCGGCGGCTCGGAGCTGGTGCAGCGCGAGATGTCTCTCGGGTACTACCAGTTCAAGTCTCCGGCCGCCGACGTCCACAGCGTCGGGGCGGGCGGCGGGTCTATCGCTTTCGTCTCCACCAGCGGCGCCTTGCAGGTCGGTCCGGCGAGCGCCGGGGCGAGCCCGGGCCCGGCTTGCTACGGGCGGGGCGGCACCGAGCCCACCGTCACCGACGCGAACGTGGTGCTGCACCGCATCTCGCCCGGAGCCCGGCTGGGGCGCACCCTCGCGCTCGACGAAGCGGCGGCCCGCGAGGCCGTAGGAAAGGTCGCCGAGCCCCTGGGCATGAGCGTGGAGGAGGCCGCCGAGGCCATCCTGGAGATCGTCAACGAGAACATGCACGCGGCGCTGCGGGTGGTGAGTGTGGAGCGGGGCCACGACCCGCGCGGGTTCGGGCTGGTCGCCTTCGGCGGGGCCGGTCCGCTGCACGCCTGCGCGCTGGCGCGCCTGATCCGCTCCAGGCCCGTCGTGATCCCGCCGACGCCGGGGGTGATGAGCGCGTTCGGCTTTCTCTCGTCGGATACCAAGAACGAGTTCCCCGAGACCTACCTGCGGCTCGCCGAGGAGACCTCCGCCACAGACCTCAAGGAGCGCCTACAGTCCCTGCTCTCCCAGGCGGAGGAATGGCTCGCCGGAGAGGGGGTGGACGGCTCCGAGCGCGACTACGAACTGTACGTGGACTGCCGCTACTACCTACAGAACATCCAGATCCCGTGCCGGGTGGAGTTAGGCGAGCTGGATGAACTGGATGGGCTGGACGGCGGTAACGGGGCCGACTGCACGTTCCTGCGCGAGCGTTTCGAGCCGGAGCACAAGGGCCGCTACAACTTCGAGCTGCCGGACTCGCCGCTCGAGATGGCGACGCTGCGGGTCGTGGGGCGGGGCAAGATAAAAGGCGTCTCCCTGACCCCCTCGGAGAACGGGGCCGGCGAGGATGCCTCTGGCGCTATCGAGTCCCACGAGCCGGTCTACTTCGGCGGCTGGCACGAGAGCCCGACCTACGCCCGCGACCGGCTGCGCCCCGGCAACGTGGTCATCGGACCGGCGATAATCGCCCAGCCCGACACCACGACCGTCGTCGAACCCGGGTACCGGGCCGCCGTGGACCGTTTCGGCAACGTCCTCATAGAGAGCCTGCAGAGCTTAGAGGACTCACAGATCCTGGAGGAGGCGTAG
- a CDS encoding hydroxymethylglutaryl-CoA lyase, which produces MHDPVRHSARSARVELVDVGPRDGLQNEDRTLSVETRVALCQRLAAAGLPRVEAASFVNPRRVPQMAGAEEVMQGVVQGMSGGRSGSKFAGLVLNEKGYERALAAGAGEIRYAFPVTDEFARRNQNTTAAEGAALAARLTERARSDGLRVSITLSAAFGCPFEGRVEAGTVLRLAGEVLASRPDELVLADTIGVGVPSQVRELVGELSGSVEPGTDVGGHFHDTRNTGLANALAAVESGARVLDASVGGTGGCPFAPRATGNIATEDLVYLLHGMGYETGVDLDRLMECAGWLAGELGKELPGQLYKAGSFDPVAG; this is translated from the coding sequence ATGCACGATCCAGTACGCCATTCGGCGCGTTCGGCGCGGGTCGAGCTCGTGGACGTGGGCCCGCGCGACGGTCTCCAGAACGAGGACAGAACACTCTCGGTCGAGACCCGCGTCGCCCTGTGCCAGAGGCTCGCCGCCGCCGGTCTGCCGCGGGTCGAGGCCGCGAGCTTCGTAAACCCGAGGCGCGTACCCCAGATGGCCGGGGCCGAGGAGGTAATGCAGGGAGTAGTGCAGGGCATGTCCGGAGGCCGGTCCGGCTCGAAGTTCGCCGGGCTGGTGCTGAACGAGAAGGGCTACGAGCGTGCCCTGGCGGCCGGGGCGGGTGAGATACGCTACGCCTTCCCGGTCACCGACGAGTTCGCCCGGCGCAACCAGAACACGACCGCCGCCGAGGGCGCGGCGCTCGCCGCAAGGCTCACGGAGCGTGCCAGATCCGACGGCTTACGGGTCTCCATAACGCTCTCGGCCGCCTTCGGGTGTCCGTTTGAGGGGAGGGTGGAAGCCGGGACCGTGCTCCGGCTGGCCGGGGAGGTCCTCGCTTCACGGCCCGACGAGCTGGTGCTGGCCGACACCATCGGGGTCGGGGTCCCATCCCAGGTTCGGGAGCTCGTGGGAGAGCTATCCGGCTCCGTGGAGCCCGGGACGGATGTCGGGGGGCATTTCCACGACACCCGGAACACGGGGCTCGCGAACGCGCTGGCCGCCGTAGAGTCCGGGGCCCGGGTGCTCGACGCCTCCGTGGGCGGCACGGGGGGCTGTCCGTTCGCGCCGAGGGCCACGGGCAACATAGCTACGGAGGATCTGGTGTACCTCCTGCACGGCATGGGTTATGAGACCGGGGTGGATCTCGACCGGCTAATGGAGTGCGCCGGGTGGCTGGCCGGGGAACTCGGCAAGGAGCTGCCGGGGCAGCTCTACAAGGCGGGGAGCTTCGATCCGGTGGCCGGATAG
- a CDS encoding CaiB/BaiF CoA transferase family protein produces the protein MNQAYSDASGGLPLEGVRVVEMGSLLAGPFCGQLLADFGAEVIKVEPPGKGDPMRVWGRHQKNGRTLWWPVIARNKKSVTLNLREEEGQKLARSLVDGADVLVENFRPGTLERWGMGYEDLRETNPGLVMVRVSGYGQTGPYRDQAGFGAIGEAMGGIRHVTGFPDQPPPRTGVSLGDSLAATFGALGALTALYNRDARGGMGQVVDIGIYEAVLAMMESTIPEYALTDHVRDRTGTVLPFVAPSNIYPTSDGDYVLIAGNADTVFGRLAEAVGHAEWASEERYATHHARGEHQEVLDEEISAWTRERTAGEVLDTMREAGVPAGKVYTAEDMLSDPHYAARENIVGVEDPEIGEVPMQNVVPRLTGTPGGVKWTGPALGQHNEEVYGGVLGLDGEELAALGERGVI, from the coding sequence TTGAACCAGGCGTACTCAGATGCTTCCGGGGGGCTGCCTCTTGAAGGGGTGCGGGTGGTGGAGATGGGCAGTCTCCTGGCCGGTCCTTTCTGCGGACAGTTGCTGGCGGACTTCGGCGCGGAGGTCATAAAGGTCGAGCCGCCGGGCAAGGGAGACCCGATGCGGGTCTGGGGCCGGCACCAGAAGAACGGCCGCACGCTGTGGTGGCCCGTGATCGCGCGCAACAAGAAGTCCGTCACCCTGAACCTGCGCGAGGAGGAGGGCCAGAAGCTGGCCCGCTCGCTGGTGGACGGCGCGGACGTGCTGGTCGAGAACTTCCGGCCCGGCACCCTGGAGCGGTGGGGGATGGGATACGAGGACCTGCGTGAGACGAACCCCGGTCTCGTGATGGTCCGGGTCTCGGGCTACGGGCAGACCGGGCCCTACCGGGATCAGGCCGGGTTCGGTGCGATAGGAGAGGCGATGGGCGGCATCCGGCACGTTACCGGGTTCCCCGACCAGCCGCCGCCGCGCACCGGCGTAAGCCTCGGCGACTCGCTGGCCGCCACCTTCGGGGCCCTCGGGGCTCTTACCGCCCTCTACAACCGCGACGCGCGGGGCGGGATGGGACAGGTGGTGGATATAGGGATCTACGAGGCCGTGCTCGCCATGATGGAGAGCACCATCCCCGAGTACGCGCTAACGGATCACGTCCGGGACCGGACGGGCACCGTCCTGCCCTTTGTCGCGCCCTCGAACATATATCCCACCTCCGACGGCGACTACGTCCTCATAGCGGGCAACGCCGACACCGTGTTCGGGCGTCTGGCGGAGGCGGTGGGCCACGCCGAATGGGCCTCCGAAGAACGCTACGCCACCCACCACGCCCGGGGCGAGCACCAGGAGGTGCTGGACGAGGAGATCTCCGCCTGGACCCGGGAGCGCACCGCCGGGGAGGTCCTCGACACGATGCGCGAGGCCGGGGTCCCGGCGGGTAAGGTCTACACCGCGGAAGATATGCTGTCCGACCCGCACTACGCCGCCCGCGAGAACATAGTCGGCGTCGAGGACCCGGAGATAGGGGAGGTCCCCATGCAGAACGTCGTGCCACGCCTCACCGGAACCCCGGGCGGGGTCAAGTGGACCGGGCCGGCGCTCGGACAACACAACGAGGAGGTCTACGGTGGCGTACTCGGCCTCGACGGAGAGGAGCTGGCGGCGCTCGGGGAGCGGGGGGTGATCTAA
- a CDS encoding GntR family transcriptional regulator has protein sequence MGAQGQRVGNSGVLEEIRRGIMLGEHRPGERLVEEQIAAELGVSRTPVRQALAMLEAEGLVEIAQNRGAVVCSFSAEEVWEIYDLRAVLEGHAARRAADRIGASEWRRLGELAGEMERLELEIQRERGGTPEENIRRLVARNQDFHGAIVAASHNRRLEKLIQRTVQVPLVFRAFFWYTPRERAISNHYHRRILEALEAGDGERAGIVMREHVYEGRDFVIRSLREGREEKY, from the coding sequence TTGGGGGCTCAGGGGCAGAGGGTCGGGAATTCCGGGGTACTGGAGGAGATTCGGCGCGGGATCATGCTCGGAGAGCACCGGCCCGGGGAGCGATTGGTCGAGGAGCAGATCGCCGCCGAGCTGGGGGTTAGCAGGACGCCGGTCCGCCAGGCGTTGGCCATGCTTGAGGCGGAGGGTCTGGTGGAGATCGCGCAGAACCGCGGGGCGGTGGTCTGCTCGTTCTCGGCGGAGGAGGTGTGGGAGATATACGACCTGCGCGCCGTGCTGGAGGGGCACGCCGCGCGCCGGGCCGCGGACCGGATCGGGGCCTCCGAGTGGCGGAGGCTGGGGGAGCTTGCCGGGGAGATGGAGCGCTTGGAGTTGGAGATACAGCGGGAGCGTGGCGGGACGCCGGAGGAAAACATAAGGCGTCTGGTCGCCCGGAATCAGGATTTCCACGGGGCCATCGTGGCGGCGAGCCACAACCGGCGGCTGGAGAAGCTGATCCAGAGGACCGTGCAGGTGCCGCTCGTCTTCAGGGCTTTCTTCTGGTACACGCCGCGCGAGCGGGCAATATCCAACCATTACCATCGCAGGATTCTCGAAGCTCTGGAGGCTGGGGACGGCGAGCGGGCCGGGATAGTGATGCGCGAGCACGTTTACGAAGGGAGAGATTTCGTGATTCGATCTCTTAGAGAAGGGCGAGAGGAGAAGTATTGA
- a CDS encoding adenylate kinase family protein: MTEQRTEEAVGMKLAFIGPVGAGKTSQAQRISQMLTGYMRVSTGEMIRTHIEAGTELGRQAEGFYRRGEQVPDETILELVGTRLQPAGFWILDGFPRSLSQAQALDERLEGRRGGPLTRVIALEGPSDDELVRRIVSGRVHSQATRMVYHTENDPPPDPSEHMDPGPFVRRDDDGEGPIRKQLQIYHEEAGPLKEHYESRGLLSVVDADQPINRVTGAILEALNHPESPKQSA; the protein is encoded by the coding sequence GTGACAGAGCAGCGTACGGAGGAGGCGGTTGGGATGAAGCTGGCGTTCATAGGTCCCGTCGGCGCGGGCAAGACTAGTCAGGCGCAGAGGATCTCGCAGATGCTCACGGGCTACATGCGGGTCTCCACGGGTGAGATGATCCGGACACACATAGAGGCCGGCACGGAGCTCGGCCGCCAGGCGGAGGGCTTCTACCGGCGCGGGGAGCAGGTGCCGGATGAGACGATACTAGAGCTCGTCGGGACCAGGCTCCAGCCCGCGGGGTTCTGGATACTGGACGGCTTCCCACGCAGCCTGTCCCAGGCCCAGGCTCTGGACGAGCGCCTGGAAGGTCGCCGGGGAGGGCCGCTTACGCGCGTGATCGCCCTCGAAGGCCCCTCGGACGACGAGCTGGTGCGCCGCATAGTGAGCGGGAGGGTACACAGCCAGGCCACGCGCATGGTCTACCACACCGAGAATGACCCGCCGCCCGATCCTTCGGAGCACATGGACCCGGGGCCTTTCGTCCGCCGGGATGACGACGGCGAGGGCCCCATCCGAAAACAGCTACAGATCTACCATGAAGAGGCCGGCCCCCTGAAAGAACACTACGAGAGCCGGGGGCTGCTCTCCGTGGTGGACGCGGACCAACCCATAAACCGGGTAACGGGGGCCATACTGGAGGCCCTCAATCACCCGGAGAGCCCCAAGCAGAGCGCCTGA
- a CDS encoding NAD(P) transhydrogenase subunit alpha, with protein sequence MRVGVPREIAEQESRVAIVPETVERLAKQGIACVVETGAGQGHSLDEDYEAAGARVAGEASEVYREADIIVKVARPTEEEIPLMHEGQVLLCFINGPTEPEAVERLAGAGVTVFSNEAVPRTSVAQSMDALSSMGSIAGYKTAIIAADSFEKYVPMLSTAAGTTKAAKVMVFGVAVAGLQAIAIMNRLGAEVFAYDIRPETKDQARSLGATFLDSNDHREDDGQEDEYEEYQPTGFRGFMTRLGFYSFAEPPRGEYVVEGEEEEDSGEPEWDREKLAEDQKLVRERMKEMDIVITTALVPGRKAPTLVDREMVESMKPGSIVVDLAAESGGNCELTEPGETVEHGRVRVLGPVNLPSRMPIHASQLLSRNMLNLISHITEDASEDKDEKDVRLNLDFEDEIVSGTCIAHAGEIRHEQIREALEASHKQHKESHRESEAG encoded by the coding sequence ATGAGAGTGGGGGTTCCGAGAGAGATCGCCGAGCAGGAGAGCCGGGTCGCCATCGTGCCGGAGACGGTGGAGAGGCTCGCCAAGCAAGGTATAGCATGCGTCGTGGAGACCGGGGCCGGACAGGGACACAGCCTGGACGAGGACTACGAGGCGGCCGGGGCCAGAGTCGCCGGAGAAGCCTCCGAGGTCTACCGGGAGGCCGACATCATCGTCAAGGTGGCGCGGCCCACGGAAGAGGAGATCCCGCTAATGCACGAGGGTCAGGTGCTCCTGTGCTTCATAAACGGTCCGACCGAGCCCGAGGCGGTCGAGAGGCTCGCCGGGGCCGGGGTTACCGTGTTCTCCAACGAGGCCGTCCCCCGCACCAGCGTCGCCCAGAGCATGGATGCGCTCTCCTCGATGGGCTCCATCGCCGGTTACAAGACCGCCATTATCGCGGCGGACAGCTTCGAGAAGTACGTGCCGATGCTCTCGACCGCCGCCGGGACCACGAAGGCCGCCAAGGTTATGGTCTTCGGGGTGGCCGTGGCCGGGCTGCAGGCGATAGCAATCATGAACCGGCTCGGGGCCGAGGTCTTCGCCTACGACATCCGGCCCGAGACCAAGGACCAGGCCCGCTCGCTCGGCGCGACGTTCCTGGACTCAAACGATCACCGGGAGGACGACGGCCAGGAAGACGAGTACGAGGAGTACCAGCCGACCGGGTTCCGGGGCTTTATGACGAGGCTCGGCTTCTACTCCTTCGCCGAGCCCCCACGCGGGGAGTACGTCGTCGAGGGCGAAGAGGAGGAGGACTCGGGAGAGCCGGAGTGGGACCGGGAGAAGCTCGCCGAGGACCAGAAGCTCGTCAGAGAGCGCATGAAGGAGATGGACATCGTCATAACCACGGCTCTCGTGCCCGGCAGGAAGGCCCCCACGCTGGTGGACCGCGAGATGGTCGAGTCCATGAAGCCCGGCTCGATAGTCGTGGACCTCGCGGCCGAGAGCGGCGGCAACTGCGAGCTCACCGAGCCCGGGGAGACAGTGGAGCACGGGCGGGTCCGGGTGCTGGGTCCGGTGAATTTGCCGAGCCGGATGCCGATACACGCCAGCCAGCTCCTCTCGCGCAACATGCTCAACCTCATTTCGCACATTACGGAGGACGCTTCGGAGGACAAGGACGAGAAAGACGTGAGGCTGAACCTGGACTTCGAGGATGAGATCGTCTCGGGCACCTGTATCGCGCACGCCGGTGAGATCCGGCACGAGCAGATCCGCGAGGCGCTAGAGGCCTCCCACAAACAGCACAAAGAGTCGCACAGAGAGAGCGAGGCGGGCTAA
- a CDS encoding NAD(P) transhydrogenase subunit alpha, translating to MQELLAQLAVFVIAAFLGFELISRVPNLLHTPLMSATNAIHGVILVGGMITLASDANFAIKAVGFLAVFFGALNVVGGFWVTNRMLGMFRPPVKRVKKRREG from the coding sequence ATGCAGGAGCTACTCGCGCAGCTAGCCGTTTTCGTGATCGCCGCGTTTTTGGGGTTCGAGCTGATCTCGCGCGTCCCCAACCTCTTGCACACGCCGCTCATGAGCGCGACGAACGCGATCCACGGCGTAATACTCGTGGGCGGCATGATCACGCTCGCCTCCGACGCGAACTTCGCCATAAAGGCGGTAGGCTTTCTCGCGGTATTCTTCGGGGCGCTAAACGTGGTCGGCGGCTTCTGGGTAACGAACCGGATGCTCGGCATGTTCCGCCCGCCCGTCAAGAGGGTCAAGAAGCGGAGAGAGGGGTAG